AAATTCCTGTTTTCCTCAATGTTGCTTCTAAAAAAACTTCAGAAATGTGTTTACTTCCTGAAGTTGaatggaattgaccccaaccctTTTAACACGCGTGTGTAATTACCTTCTCTGTGTATACTCTGTATCTTAAGTTCACGGACAGTAGTGTCATGCTAGTTTGTTTGTCCATTTGTCTCTGAAATACCACTGGGACCAGATATCAGCTGCAGCTCCACTAATCATTAACTCTGTGACAGCTTCCTTTATTTGAAAACAGTCTACACGCTCACAGCTTAAATGCTTGATAATGAGCTGTGCGACATTATTAGTGTTTACCTTCACAAGAAGGTGTGCAGTGTGCGATAACTGCACTGCAAATTATCTGTTCAATTCTTCCTGCAATTCTTCCTGTTGAGCAACACCTTTTGCCCCACACACAACCTTTTAATGGAAGATAAAGAAACCATACCTTTTTCCTACTCCTGTGAGATTGTAGGGAAAATCCACTGGCAgactacactactgttcaaaagtttggggtcgcttagaaatgtccttgttttcaaagaaaagaagaaagttctttgtttgctgaagatactgaactagcgTATCTTCAGCAgaacagttttcagtggtgcttacataatcgcaaaagggttttctaatgatcaattatccttttaaaatgatgaacttggattacCAAACActatgtgccattggaacacaggagtgatggtagCTGATAACGGGCCTTTGTAttcctatgtagatattccataaaaaatgtatcatttccagcaacaatagtcatttacaatattacattttgtatttctgataaattttgttattttaatgtacaaaaaaaatgcttttccttcaaaaacaaggaacttTTTAAGTGACCCAAAAcgtttgaacggtagtgtatttACAACAGAACCTACGGAACTGCAAATCTTGATGTCTTTTCAATTCGAACCACAATTCAGAGTGGGTGACAAAAGGGCTGCTGTACATTATTAGACAGGTTTTTTTGTAAACACAGGATTACTTCCATCATTTGGAAAAGTGAACGATCATCTCTGGGTATACTTTGTGTAGCAGCTGCAGCACAGCCACTCCTGGACAAGCGTTAGCATGTTTATGAATGGCATTGTTACAGGAAGAATTAGACCAGGATTAGAACTTTATGAGTTGCTCTTTGATAGTGAGCACTATGGTATTTCAATGGTGACTTTTTACACTGCAGGGTTTGCGCAATTCCCATAGCTTTCCTTATATTACCTAGTTTTCCAGAAATTCTTCTTGGAATGGTCAAGAAAATCTTTTGGGAGTTTGGGGAATGGAGTTTTGCAACCCTATTTCACTGACAAGGTCCAAACCTTTTCCTGTATTTTCAGCCATTCGTCCTCCTGGGGCTCCAAAACATGCTCGGTGTCAAACTGATGGAACACTCTTCTGCTTGATGACGCTGACCGGTCGATATCATTCAGGAAAGCCTCCACGTCCGTGTGGCAGAATTGGACAAGGCTGTCATTCAACTCCTGAAACTTAATCGGaaaccaatttagttaggcaaAGTGGTATCGTTCAACTGTTCCTATACCAAATTTTATTGCTGCAATAGTGTAATGCTTGAACCCTGCTGGAAAAAGTCAAGTTGTTAAAGATTGATACCGACAAGTCTCAGAATCACATGAATAATGGAATCCGTTAAAAAGATAGCTGGCGTTGTGGAAACACGGTCTCAcacttgcgcacacacacacgccatacCTCAGCCTGCCCCACCACGCTCACTCCTGTCAGCGTCACATCACAAGTGCCTTATTGCTGGGCTTTTATCACTAATTAAACAACCGTTAACCATTCAGATTAGGTTTTATGGGCCGACTTTTCCACAGCGAGGGCAAACAACACGGGAACTGGTGAACTTTGCCTTGTTTCACCGCACTGGACAGGAAAAGGGACACAGCGTGTTATCGCCCTGCGATCCATCTCGATGTCACCGGTTATCCTTAATGTGTTGACTTAAGGTTGGACtgcaaaaaaagtaaaaaatggaAAGCTGGTCGCCTGCAGCGTTCCTCTGAATCAGCTGATAAGATTGTGAAAACTAGTTGAATGTCTTTACCATGATGACCAGCGTTACATTTACTATCCCATGCCACTTCCTGTTTCCTATGTGGCGCAATACTTTTCCATCAGGAACCATAGGGTACAGGTCAAAAGTGTTGCGCAAAATTTCGCACGCATCCCATCTGACTCATGGAAGAAAATCTTATTCCATCCCAGAATCCTCTAGGAGCCGCCAATCACCATCAATGACTTGGCCGTCGCTGTCACTGCGATGGGACCGTGGGACTGGGCTAATGTGttcaaacagaatgaattaCACCAATAAAATGGCTGCACTGTGTTTATGTGACATGCTCAGGCAGAGTTTATAGATGATACTGGATGAGAAAAGGGGTTTGTGGGTAGGACACTCCGACCTCTCCGAGCATATTACAAGTGGGCCGTAATCAAGGTGTCACTCTTGATATGGGTCTCTCTGAACCCACAGAGGCACTCTGACTGATTACATAAAGCTCTGGAGAAAGACATGAAAGGTTACTGATGGAATGGACCTCTTACTAAGCaggcttcccaaatggcaccctttatCCACTGTAGTGTCCTACTTTTGGACAGATTTCTATGTAAGACATGTAAACCCAGGAAATATGATGCATTTGGTACATGAACCTACACTCACAGTAAATACTGAAATGTACCAAATTACCAAGTTGATGGAAAAGGGTAATTAATAATGAACTAGTAAAgttaaagaaacaaatgaaaaactcACTAGCAAACATCAGTGTTTTCCATTCAGTCTTTTATGGGGAAATCTCTAAATGCCTCCACTCCAGTTAAAGGTAAATAAGAACCAAATGAGGGGGAGATTTTAGTCTCACTAGGTGGCAATCTTCCCTTTTCCAGGGAGCCACAAGCTAGAGAAGGCAGAGAGGCTGTAGTATCTCCAGACCCCCGTCCAGTTGCCAGGACCCACCAACCGCTGGCCAACGCTGGAAGATGTAAACCTTCAGAATGTTGTGTTCTGTCGTCAGATCAAAGCGAGCTCCCATGGAATACCTTCTTTAAAGTGGGTCAGTGAAGAAAGCTAGTGCAAATGACAACCAGAGAACCTGCCCCCGATATGCACCCCCCAACATCCCCATCAACCCCCCTGGcctccccccaccacccaccctCCAAACAAACAAGCATCGGGcctttgcttttgtgttgaCCCCGGAATGTCCAGACTGTttgaccaaaacacacacacgccgtaATTAGTTTACAAACAGTGTATGATTCACATGGCATCAAAGCCTCTCCAGCACTGCTAAGAGAGGCAAGTCCCCCAACACCCCCACCCTCATTCTTCCCCTCCACCGAGGCCGGTGTCCACTCCACGCTGACCTGGGATCAGATCTGCTGTCTGTCCGTCAATCACGGCCGCCTAAAGTCCACTGCTGCTAAATAGGTGAGGAATGTCTGGCGGGTGAGTTCCAGAAAGAATGGAGACTTAGGATACGTCCAAAATTGTCCCCTATTACTTTTATAGTGCACTCATGTTGATCCAGgcccatagggaatagggcgcaGTTTGGGAAGCATACTTGTTAGAGCGAGGAAAAGCCTCAGCAATGTGACCTGGCTGTCACCAATGAACCGACTCACCAGTTAAGAGCATGTTTTGAGCCGTCATGGCATTGTTCAGTATAGTGGGTAGAGGAACGTCTTGATCTGGAAGGTTCTCAGCAGTATGTTCACCTTATCTATAATCACTGCACGTTATACACATTCTGTCTCCTCATTGGGTTTAGGTTTAATCCCTAATACAAGAAAGAAATTGAAATTCAACCCAATGCTTCTGGGAAAACATTTGAGTTTAAATATCAGTTCCTATACCTAAATATCTGCTCCTATATGATATGAGCATATTTACCTTTCTTTCAAAAAATCTTTGTCGCAGCCGTTTGTCTTTTGGTGGAATTGTTTTGCGCAGATGTCTGTACCACTTCCGAACAACATACCCTCGCCAACATGCCTGAATTCTACCATTGACAAGAGATTTTTTTTAGCTGGGTTAAACAGTGAGATGAAGGCAAAACACAGTGTGAAAATGACACATTGATGCGGATAAAGCCTAAGATTAGTCATGGAATAAATCATTCTCAGTGTGGATTGCATCTTGGAAACATGCAATTCATTCTCTAGGGCAGTTCACCTGCTGGCACACCTCTCTTTAAAGAGGTAAGCTCCATCGTGGATCACTCTGGTCTCATACTGCTCTTTCCGGCACATGGGACAGCACTTTCTACCGGAAAACCTCTCAAAGGCCTTCAGACAATCTTTGTGAAAAACATGGGAGCAGCTCAGCAAAACCTAGACACAACACAAATATCAGTGTTAGTGCTGATGTTCAGTATGACGTACGCATATAAATGATAAGACTCTAAACATACAGAAAGTTATGTTCCTCATCCTTCGGAAACACCCTTGACATTTCACTGACCGAATGCCTTGACATTTCAAAACGGTTTTGGTGTGCAGAGCCTCTTGGAGATAATGGTGCATATCTATGGGTTTTCCACCTCCCTCTAAGTGTTTTTGGCACAGTGCTCATGTATCTTGCCCCTTGTTGCATGCACTTCTTATTTGCTCAGGGGGCAGCAGGGCTCCTGCTGGCAGGTTTAGGGGACCTGGGGCTCCAGTCTCCTTCCCTTTGCTCCACCTGCCGCAGACTCCTGTCGTCTGCTGTCACAAGAACAGAGTGGAGACAGCAGCCCCAGCTACGAGGCTCgggtacacacaaacacaccagtgtaCTCAGAGCTCTAGAGGGCCAGGGGAGCCATATTGATTTCCCATTGTTTTTTGGCCCGACCAACATACTCCATCATCAGTGAAAGGGACCCCTGCAGCGCACAATCTATATCTAGGAGCCTGACAAACCATTAGACCGCGGCGAGTTTCAGCTCTCGCAAGCAAAGGCTGCTTAACCCCACGGGCTACAGGCTTTACTGAGAAACGCGGAATATCAGAGACCGGGAAACGGTCTCAGGGTATATGCAGTTTGTTCAGCCACAGGTTTTGAGATGGTATGGACTGTGTTTGGTATACATAGTTTTACATAGTCAAAAGTATAATCAGCAGTAATTTGTTTTATGAATGAAGGAAATGATTTAGGCCTAAAATATACTGATAACATCCTGCAATACAGGAAATAAGATAATTGGTCTCAAAGCAAACACAGGTCACCTGTTTTTGTCAGACGCAGATCAACAAAGATTCACTTTTTCACTTTCCCTTGTAAACAGGCTCTAATTAACATTTTTCTCTCCAGTAAAACTAATATTTACACATGCATCTATGGCAACTCTGCTTTGTCAGGCCTTCCATTCTACCCCACATTCTTGAGGAGATTGGCATCTTAAAAGGGGATCAGAAAGGTGTAAGAGGCTGAATGACCCTCACAGTAACACACTGATTGCTACATCACCGCGTCACAGTTGAGTTCCGCGGCAGTATGGGTACATTTGTACAGTTGTCCACACAGATTAGAACCTACAGGAACccgaggaagggggggggggggcttggggtaggggaggggggggggggtcgcccTAGGGAGGCGAGAAGGGTTGACGAACGCTGAACACATTCCAAAACAGCTTCTGACTATGACTGCAAATAAGCATCCGTACTGCGAACGGAGGAATACCTGAGACCGTAGGCGAAACTCCTCCCTGCAGATCGCACAGGGTTGCTTGGATTCTCCCTCGTGAACAGACCTCAACTTGACCTGAGTCCATTCATCGGCAGTTAGTCTCCTTGCCGGGGACTCCACCAAACCCATTTTCTGGGCTGAAGCCAGGCAACAGCACACAATGACACCACATAGCACATCAATCAATAATAGGGCAGTAATATCCTAAGCACCAACATGTTAATATTGCTTCACAACAAGACCAAGTTCCGAAAGTACTTTTTAATAGGTTCCCTATTTCCCAAATGCTAATGGAAAGAGGCTTAATAAAATGTGATCTGGTAAATTAGTTGATTGTTAGCCCACCTAATGTCAATGGGGGAGATGCTGGGTCAAGCACGTACTCTTTCTCCCCTGGGCCATCCTGCCACTGAGAACCTTGCTGTTTCACAGTTCCTTTCACATTAATTActttgctgtgtgtttctggggaTGTTCTTCTACATCTTGTCTTTCCAGGATCATACTGTGACAAATTCTGAAGCATCACATTTCGTGAGATATGGTCTTGAAGAGCTACTGAAGTGATTGCTAAATTGCCACTTGTTGCTTTGTAGTTCAAGCCCTTTAGAATGAGAGGAAAGTTTCAGGTAGATGCGTGGATAGAGAAATTTGCATCTATTTTAACAGTGAATTAATGAGACAATATGAAGTTGTGGTTTAAGAACCTGTATTCATATTTGCATGATTATAAGGACTAGGTCATCTCACCTTGGATGTGGAAATGTGCATACGTGAAAGACAATTTAGCCAAATACATACATCTGTTTcggttaaataataaattaataccTCTTATAGTTGGACTACTAAATCTATATATTGTCGAGGTCTATGACAAATGCACGGTCTTATGTTGAAACATTGTTGTCATGCACAACGCACAACTTTTCTGATGTCTTGAATTATTAATGTTACTTGATGTGTTAACTCGTTCTAACTATATTATATCGAGAACGAAATGCAAACCAGATTCAATCAGTCAATTGACTGATGCCCAAGTCAACAGGTTTGTGAGCAAGTTAATATTATTCAGCAAGTTAGCCATCAGGTTTACGGCAAGGACTCTACTACATGTAAAAAGCATAGTGCCTAAACAGTTCTTACAAGCAAATTAACAATCAGCTAGGCATAATACTGGGTCTCTTCCGACAATTGTATAAAAAACGAATTAATAAGCGATGTAGCGAAATCGAAATCTAGAGAGAGACGAGAAATTTAAATCCAAACCTTCCGCATTGTGATCTGTCTGATTCTGTTAGAGGTAGTGTTTATATGGTTGCTTAGTAACCAAGGCTACCGATCCTCACTGCTGGCGCTAGCCACCTTATCCCATCAACTCTGATTCTTTGGTCAAGTCAATTCATGATGGTCTGAGCAATTTTTTTTGCCTTATGTTGTTATTACCCTGCTAGAACAATACAACATCTTATATAATGAATTATTCATGTCATGACAGAAATGTAGtgtttgaaattatttaaatgatttcaAGTAAATATTTCAATACCTAAGttatatgaaaataattatacattAAATAGGGCTGCTTTTATCAAACGTATTTTATGATGTATGGAGCGGTTTCTATCAAAATGTAAACTACGGAGTCACACATATAGAGTCAGAAATACGTAATGCAACTATCAAATAAAAATCACTGTCAAGAAATATATGCATACAGTTTCACAAACATATGTAAAAatcaaaaactaaaaacaaatgaatcgttaacaaaaacaaaggatgaTTAGCAAACAAATGTAAGAccgttttttttctgttgaatCATATTTTTGTGAATGTGACAGCATTTGTCACATGCATTTTACTGATTTGTGACTTGCATTATTTTTGTGAGTGGCCTTACATATTTATGATTTGCTCCACATATTTATGAGGGCCGCTACATTTTGTGGGTAGCGTTGCGTAATTTGGGAGCATTTTGCCGATCAGAATTGTACGGGATCCAGATTAGGACCTCTTTAGCTCTGGTTTTGTAGGCTCCCCCCTATTTgtttaaaacatacatacaaaataacACAGCACGTAATTACTTGTGTAAATGAAGTGTTGGGTAATAAGAATGATTCatgtttacacattttacaattcaGCATAATTTTAGGCTGTTTGGTACAACTCTAACAGTTGAGCTAAATAAATATCATAATGCTTGCCTTATCTTGGGTAATAAGAATGATTCatgtttacacattttacaattcaGCATAATTTTAggctgtttgttgtttatttctaCAGCTCACCAGCATTGTGTGTAATTTCGAAACAATCAAGATAAACATTTACTTTGAACATGAAGGTTGGTCTCAAGTGACATTCAAGTTTCTCATGttgagacattttattcttaaattgttgtgctatttgcccacgcagtctttcacagagtggtgaacctctccccatcctcacctctgacagacccatatgcaatcatgttactgacctgttgccagtaaCATGATTCCATGTTTTGACCTTCAACTTGACACATTTCACTGGTATGGATCCACATAGTAAATATATGGtgcctttggaaaatattcagactaattcactttctccacatttagtTGAGTTATAGACCAAATGTATAATTGATAAAACTaacattttgccatcaatctgtACAAAATACACCATAGTAACAAAGCGAAAACTGGTTTTcagaattttggtcaatttactgaaaaaaaataactgtaatATCTCAAGTaagcattcagaccctttatttaatactttgtagaagcatACGTCTTTGACAGCAATCACATCTTTGAGTTTTCATTGGTACAACTCTAACAGTTGAGCTAAATAAATATCATAATGCTTGCCTTATCTTGGGTAATAAGAATGATTCatgtttacacattttacaattcaGCATAATTTTAggctgtttgttgtttatttctaCAGCTCACCAGCATTGTGTGTAATTTCGAAACAATCAAGATAAACATTTACTTTGAACATGAAGGTTGGTCTCAAGTGACATTCAAGTTTCTCATGttgagacattttattcttaaattgttgtgctatttgcccacgcagtctttcacagagtggtgaacctctccccatcctcacctctgacagacccatatgcaatcatgttactgacctgttgccaattgacctaattagttgtgtgatattccaccaggttaagtttttttagcattacacaacttttctcttgtcttttgttgcctccgtcccaactgttttgaaacATGCTGCTGGCATataagtgggcatgtatttttcaagaaacaataaaatgtctctatgtttttgtactattttctattgaatatagggtttaaatgatttgcacatcattgcattctgttattattattaacattttacatcgaaactgtttttggaaacggggttgtatatgTGGAACCTATTGTTTGGTGGACTGCACTAGCATTGAGTGACCTTGTTTGAAATGTGAAGACTTATTAAAGGCcccccaatatttttttttgttcttccaGAAAAAGAACTGTGACTTCTGTCTACACAACAGGTGATTTCTTCATTCTCAAGAAACGTCCCCGAATGGTCGGAATACATGGCCAAAAAAAGGTCTATCTATGTTGGGGTAGAATTACTCACCTGTAGCTGTCGTCAGAGCTGAGCTGAACAAAGGTAAGCTGCTCATACCTATGCTGTGAGCTAACGGATCCCTCTCAGGTCACCAAACATGGAACaccatgaacacaaacacacacaccagttcctaacaatctttatttttttctgtgggGTTGATGAAAGTTAGCCTTATTTCTCACATACTGCATGGTTGGTGTGTGTCTTTTAAAATGCTTTGCGGCTTTGATTGACTTTGATGTGCTGGGACAGAACCAGTGAAAACAGATGGCTGAGGAGAGGACCCAACGATGAGGCCTGTCAATCTTAGGAGCCTTCTAAGAAAACAAAACGAGGA
The Esox lucius isolate fEsoLuc1 chromosome 21, fEsoLuc1.pri, whole genome shotgun sequence DNA segment above includes these coding regions:
- the rnf32 gene encoding RING finger protein 32 isoform X1, with the translated sequence MRKGLNYKATSGNLAITSVALQDHISRNVMLQNLSQYDPGKTRCRRTSPETHSKVINVKGTVKQQGSQWQDGPGEKEYVLDPASPPLTLAQKMGLVESPARRLTADEWTQVKLRSVHEGESKQPCAICREEFRLRSQVLLSCSHVFHKDCLKAFERFSGRKCCPMCRKEQYETRVIHDGAYLFKERCASRIQACWRGYVVRKWYRHLRKTIPPKDKRLRQRFFERKFQELNDSLVQFCHTDVEAFLNDIDRSASSSRRVFHQFDTEHVLEPQEDEWLKIQEKVIQRDTWDCPICLSALCSPSLGTGRTPHWPQSNRSTVLLSCSHLFHQPCLEAFEAFCLEGQPTCPLCRSLYHKILV
- the rnf32 gene encoding RING finger protein 32 isoform X2; translated protein: MRKGLNYKATSGNLAITSVALQDHISRNVMLQNLSQYDPGKTRCRRTSPETHSKVINVKGTVKQQGSQWQDGPGEKEYVLDPASPPLTLAQKMGLVESPARRLTADEWTQVKLRSVHEGESKQPCAICREEFRLRSQVLLSCSHVFHKDCLKAFERFSGRKCCPMCRKEQYETRVIHDGAYLFKERIQACWRGYVVRKWYRHLRKTIPPKDKRLRQRFFERKFQELNDSLVQFCHTDVEAFLNDIDRSASSSRRVFHQFDTEHVLEPQEDEWLKIQEKVIQRDTWDCPICLSALCSPSLGTGRTPHWPQSNRSTVLLSCSHLFHQPCLEAFEAFCLEGQPTCPLCRSLYHKILV